Below is a window of Perca fluviatilis chromosome 6, GENO_Pfluv_1.0, whole genome shotgun sequence DNA.
AGCACAGATAAAGTTCAGCTCAACACTGTACATAAACTACTGAATGGCTGAAAATAGCTGTTGACTTTACTTTGCCAGTCCCCGCTGGCCTTCTGGACTTTGTTCACGTTTACTGTCTCTTTACCTTATGCTACGCTACTATGCTGTTGTAACCCAGTGTTAACGTTCTTGGGGGTTCAGCTAAGGTCCATGATGATGAACATAAAACACAAGCACAAACGTATGTTTTATATTCAGATACTACTGTACATGAAAATAAAGTATTAGGTCTAGGCCTACAGCACTGTAGTTTTCTCTCATACAAGTTTAGCTCAACTCAAATTTAGTAGAAACAGTGGCCAGGCAGGTAAGTTTATTTAGCTGGATCCCCACTGTGTTAGTGCTCTCTTACTTCCTTGCTATGCTTTCTCTTTCATAAAGTACCCAGTGGAGGATCAAGCCTAGATAGGCCTGAGTATTAACTTAGACAACTTTATTTTGCAGGTGGTCCTGAAAGATTCAAACCCTGTGGAGTTACTACGTCATAGATGCTCATGTATTGCGGGAGCAGCACTTTGCAAACACTGTGTTGCGTTGTTGTTTCAGTCGGCGCATTACAGTCAGCTGAATTTGTCTGCAGTTCCCCCTGTCTTAAGCTGCACTGAAGGAGAACAACAATGGCACAAGCCTAGAACtttggttattattattattattattgttaataataataaatctgtCTTTACAAACTGATTGGGGATATGTTGAAACCCAATATGCCCAGTGGACAGGATGGTTGTACTCTCCGCTAAACCCAAGACTCAAGCAACAACAGAGGGAGTCAAGTAAGTCACATATTGTATTGGAATGTGTGAGTGAATATTTGAAATCTGTTTGCCTCCTGACCTTTCAATTAACTTAAGTTTTCACACACAGGAGCACACTGTACAAAGGCCTCAGCGGGGATTTAACTGATCTCTCTCTGTGCTTCAGGTAAGTGGGGATAGAGTAACATGTAAGGATAATGGTTTTTAAAGTATACTTTTTTTATGCCTTTAATGAACAGGACAGTAGAGACTGACCGGAAGCAAATGGGAGTGAGAGAGACGGGATGGGACCGGGAAACGACCGCAAGTCGAAAACGAACCCGGGTCCCATACCATATCAAATAGCCAATTTGGTCTTTTGTTATTACTATATGTGTGATGTGAAATTGTAGTTACTTGGTATTTCAGTAAATTGTTAAAATACTAGTCCATCTCCAGGTGACCGAGGCCTACAAAGAGTTACCCCTGGCTGATGCACCAATAGTCTGCGGTATGGCCATCAGCGTTGACGTCCTGCTCACCAACTCAAGCGTCGGGATGGTCCAAAGAAGAAGCCCACTGTCTTATCAGCAGCCAGCAGCAACAAGGAGAGACCGCTCCTTTCATGTTGCCCCACCACGTCCATCTATACCCCTTCAGGGATACCACCTAGAATCAACAGCCTGCAGTTTTGTCACCACTGAAGGAGAACAGCGCCACTTGCAGTGCCTACAGGTCAGCTGGGACATGGCACACAAGTACAAGTCCGCTACAAGAGAGCAGAGTAGCTGCACGGAGTGGCACCAACTGAGAAGGCCCAGACTGACTGCCTCTCAATTTAGCGTGTCATGTTAGTGAAAAAGATGGACTTGCTCACAGAATTCCGCAAGGAACTCGTCAGACAGCAGCAATGCAGCGAGGGCTAGAGCTTGAGGCTGATACCGTTTGGGAATACTGCCAAATAAAACGCGTCAATCACTACCCCTGTGGATTTGTAATCCACCCTGATGCTCCCTGGTTGGGGGAGTCTCCAGACGGACTTGTTTTTGATCCTTCAGAGTCAGTTCAGTTTGggcttatatttatttatgtatttggaACTAAGAAAATCACATGCATATTACTGGCAGGTTGAGGGTGAGATGCTAATTACCGGTTTGACATGGTGTGATTTTGTCATTTCGGCTGAAGACGACCTGCTGATTCAGTGGATTTACAGGGACAATGATGTATGCAAagtcatcagaaaaaaaattgaccgtttttatttctatgtttaCATGGCAAAATGCATGTAAAGTGTCTGTCCCATACAATCAATACCAgcaattaattaattgttaCTTTCTTGTTGTTTTAATGAAGTAAAACAAGTTATTATTAAATTCTATATTGAAAACAGATAACCACATGACTGTCaaatttatttgtaaaaaacGTTTCAAACTTAATTTGCCCATGTCTTCACTCGGGGTCCATTTTGGAAATTTGAGAGAAGACAGGCTACTGTAAATATTTGATTAATGCTCCCGGTTAGGGAGAGGGAGATGGTGGTGTCAAACAGTTTGTTCTCTTTGACTCTTCGAATCATCCTTTCTACATGCACCCTCAGCCGAGCTATGGATTGGTTCTATAGGACATCCTCCTCTGGCATCTGGGCCCTCTgagtgaccaaaaaaaaaagtcccaggTACCAGGTCATCCACTAGGAATCCTTTGTCAACCATAATGGCCATCTCAGGGGTTAAAAGGGATGTAATTCCTGACACTTCCTTGTCACTCATGGAGCCCTCAAAGAGGGTAGATACAAATGTAAGGGCTCCGTGTGGGAACCATAGACTAACAGTCTATGGTGAGAACATGCCTCGCAAGATGAcattttactgccgttagccgCAGTAGCGTAGTAAAAAcaacactccagtcctgcctacttGGAGCAGATGGCCAATCATAGCAGGCCGGCTTAGAGTTGCGTAACTGTTGAAAACggagcgttcagaacagttggaaatctgaacgttttagctcacggGTGTTTCtctaaaatacgtttacctcattatttgaattaAACgttttggccacgtttaacatgaaaatccgacattataacattgttGATGTGACAGAAAATACGAAAAAGCATACTATGTCCacttttacaaaaacacaaaatgtaatcattattttaaatgatttgctaaattctctgatggctgaggaacttttttgttgactttttgGGGGcgttatgtggaccaaactgtaaatgAGAAATCTATGTAAGATATGCAATAATACAatcaaaaatgttttacttttttttttataaaagcatgttaataaactatacatgtctggcccttgatgtgattctcattttccagcgtggccctcggtgaagttgagtttgacacccctcttattaagtgtctgacaacattatggaaagaatccctacagagatagaccatTTTTtctaaagagtaagatccttttggTTTAACGTGAAACAGCTCCGAAATCGCTATCACATACCATCGCCAAACCTCTACCAGACTAAGAAATATTTTTtgcatgtattttattttgtttctatcggctttgaatgaagtgtgttctaCATTAATAACATTACCGTTTCTTTAAATCCAGTCTGGTGGGTTTTGCGATAGCAATTTCGGgaatgtttcatgttaaacaaaaaggatcttactcttagGCCgacctctgtagggatcctttccataatgctgTCAGACAGAGTAATAATCTGAGCATGTCAGTGGTAAAAACAATCACTTTTAGCGGATGTAAATTGGAGGTGCCCACTGCTGACTGCAGCGGTcttgcttaaagtgatggtttggagtaatttcaccctaggttgctttgcaccttgacctcgagccaaagaaccccccataagcttttttcccttgttataacgttggtcgagttagcgttatcagctggttagtgcaggcgctaatggatccacgttgtatctcgtaaattaccccagtaataatgcccggaatgataccaaacttctacagtagtacaaatagtttctgtACTTATAAAACAAggcattggaaagtttgtaactacaccataagtatatttaaataacacttgcctgatggatACTCCTCTCGGCTGCTACCGCGCGAGATCCCATACAGAGCACAACATCTATTGCTGGAAGAGACTACTGGTAAAGAAGAATCAAGAAGCGAGTGAACAGCAGAAGCAGCTACTGCTGCGTGAGGCGATAGGACAAGATGCCACACAGTTACGTATATATCCTGGCTGCGGTTTAAAAGCAATAGATTTTGTGCTCTGTGCGCGATGTTGCGGGATCTCGCGCGACAGTGCGATAGCAGCCAAGAGGAGTatccatcaggcaagtgttattacTATGTACTACAAACAGTTACAATACTCTTGTTTTATAAGTACATAAAATATTTATACTACTGTATTTAAACGTATGTCATTATCAGTTTTAGCGATATCCAGCTTTCAACTGATACCCTTCAACTAAAATttcataacaaacagtgttccagccaataactgacaagaaggagctggttgagccatcactgcagcagtgttagcacgtaggctacttccagaATGTGTATTCATGACttaaccagctccttcttgtcggttattggctggaacactgtttgttatagTTCgttgtgcaggttggcacagtttgtttttgttgccgtttgtggagcctgggctgtctacagagactgcgttttttttacagagtgttcaggggacaggcagctagcagatagcgaggagatgtttgctgtatgtgacaaaaaaggtTGTaccctaaaaaacgcgtcacatcacttagagcacctttaagtaaggCCTGTACAGCAgttgcagccccctcactcacatctctccatttgtgcatgaacagtataggacctgagcatgtttgtgtatttcaggcctgtgtgtagtgtgctCTAACAATAGATTcaaaaaaagtatataaataaaatgaaattggaATAGACTAAACTGCACCAGACTCTCAAACAACATAGTGCAGTGCAGTGCTTCTCGTGTTTAGTAATTTGACTTTAGcattagggatgtaacgatgcatcgtgaagcggttaaaataaaaaatgaatcgcGATGCAATTTTTAAACGGCCTAGGGCGTAATCTACTTTAGATTGAACTTGTTTGTCTTCAGTTGTCACTATGTCTTCTAAGTTTGACACAAAACAGGGGGTCCTctgccaaaacatttttttccgaTTTGAATCCAATTTCCTGCATTTCTACATACATTTATAGGGACTATGGTGATAcaaaatccaggaaataatTCAGTTGATCATAATGATAAATTCTTCTAGAAAGAATAGTACTAAACCATGTATAAGAAAAAGatgtcttactttctttattgtttaaaatagcgacgtataataaattaataaacataTTTGAAAGTATGGGGGGGGGACACAAATGGGATTTTGAAAAGTGggggggacattggaaatgacGCCCTATAGGTAAAATGCAAACTGCAGACACATTGCAGCTTCTTTATTTGCCCAGAGTTTGATGATACTATCTTACCCCTTTTTACTGTGTCAGTGAGGTAGTGGTAATttgattaaaatataaatttatttAGGAATATGCACCATTTGAGCATAACAATAAAGTTTATAAAAACTAGAGATAGACAGACTTTAAGATAGGGTCCCTTCAACATATAGTAAGAAATGCTACATTGTGGCTCCTTTTATTTCACTTTACATTGTGCTTTAATGAtgcatattttgaaaaaaaatgttaattgtTCAAATGACCACAATCTAACTGCAACAGTCAATTTTGGGCCTCTGTGCAACTCAAGTTGTGTCAAAATTGACCTATACTTCCACAAGATATACTACAAAAACGCCTTTCatttctgaaaaacaacaaagacatTATATTTAACTGGTTTCCACATGCTgaattaaaacttaaaaataacaatttaaaCCAAACAAACCCACATTCTTTTGACTAACTGCTTCTTTACTTACTTCTTTTCTCTCCTAAACGATACGTGAATGCTCTCCCGAGGAAGGAAGATGCTCCACAAGTGATGCTGTATTATTTGAACAGGACATCCAATTATCACAGTTTATTGTCCTGACTTGTATCATTTCATTTGAAACTTTCATTAACTTATTTGTTTCTGACAGAGTGGTTTTGTATCACGCTTTGGAGAGAAGCAGGGCTTGGAGGGCCAGGTGAAGAAAGGGTGCTGTTGGACACTGCTGGCATTGGCCATAGGCATCCTCACCTACTTCTTGTGGAAAAGAATAGCTTAGCCAACACTGCCACCTAGTGTCCACAACCAAAAAATTCTCTAGGGGGGTTAATatgggaagggggggggggggtttttttttttttttttttttgtaacgtACACATTAGTATAATTTTAATCACTGCTGGCATGCCTATTGATAGTATGTGTACAAACTTGTGATCTAAGGAGCATTAAGCCATTCTGATAGTCAAATGCTGTCAAAAGTTGTAAGCTAACCCTGTTTGTTCAACAGCATATGAAATTATAGGAGCTGGTATTATAATTAATCTGCTCTTTGCTTAATGTCAGCTGTGCACATGCAGTCAGAATTTTAGAGCAATCTGGAACGTACTGAATTTCTGATTTTACTATTAAAGCCAATTGAGACACTAACTGCAGTTGTATGATCATTTAACTACTTTTTCTCTGAGCACGTAACACAACCATTAACTCTTGGGTTGAGTTCAggtcaaattgacccattttcaatttttgttttataatcagaaaatatgggacgtacaaataagcgctgaaaattgCCAGCCCCaaggttgacaggaagacaacacaagggttaaaattaGTTATTTGAGGGATCACACAAGACACCTTATGAGTCTAACTGGATTTATAGTACTGGCAAAATACCAGTTATGCATCTACACTTTATGTACAGTGTAGAGCATCTGCTATATAACCAATCCATCTCTATATATCCAAGtcattaaaaccaggaaagcAGAGTTCAAAAATGCATAAGATTTTATTAACATGAACAGCAGACAGAACACTGAAAACTGGATAGACATGGAACGTTATTTCACTACAACTTCTGCAGAGCTTTATAGAAGTGACCCATTTAGGCCAGCTCCTCCTCACCCTCCTCCTCAAACTCGCCCTCCTCCTCAGCAGTGGCATCCTGGTACTGCTGGTACTCAGACACCAGGTCGTTCATGTTGCTCTCTGCCTCTGTGAACTCCATCTCATCCATACCCTCGCCGGTGTACCAGTGGAGGAAAGCTTTGCGCCTGAACATAGCAGTGAACTGCTCAGAGATGCGCTTGAACAGCTCCTGGATGGCTGTGCTGTTGCCGATGAAAGTGGCAGCCATCTTGAGGCCACGGGGAGGAATGTCGCAGACGGCGGTCTTGACGTTGTTGGGGATCCATTCAACAAAGTAGCTGCTGTTCTTGTTCTGCACGTTCAGCATCTGCTCATCCACCTCCTTCATGGACATGCGGCCGCGGAAGATGGCAGCCACCGTAAGGTAACGGCCGTGACGCGGGTCGCAGGCGGCCATCATGTTCTTGGCGTCGAACATCTGCTGGGTGAGCTCCGGCACAGTGAGTGACCTGTACTGCTGGCTGCCTCGGCTTGTGAGGGGAGCAAAGCCTGGCATGAAGAAGTGCAGACGGGGGAATGGCACCATGTTTACCGCAAGCTTACGCAGGTCGGCGTTGAGCTGTCCGGGGAACCTGAGGCAGGTGGTGACACCGCTCATGGTGGCAGAAACCAAGTGGTTGAGGTCACCGTATGAGGGGGTTGTGAGTTTAAGGGTGCGGAAACAGATGTCATACAAAGCCTCATTGTCGATGCAGTAGGTCTCGTCCGTGTTTTCTACAAGCTGGTGGACCGATAGTGTGGCGTTGTAGGGCTCAACAACTGTGTCCGATACTTTTGGGGAAGGCACCACGCTGAAGGTGTTCATGATGCGGTCGGGGTACTCTTCACGGATCTTGCTGATGAGCAGGGTGCCCATACCAGAGCCTGTACCACCACCCAGGGAGTGTGTGAGCTGGAAGCCCTGAAGGCAGTCGCAGCTCTCTGCCTCCTTCCTCACCACATCAAGGACAGAGTCAACCAGCTCTGCACCCTCTGTGTAGTGACCCTTAGCCCAGTTGTTGCCAGCACCACTCTGGCCTGTAACACAAGATTAAGGTTCAcgcatttatatataaaaaaattaaacaaaaacaaaaaaaagcataatgGAGTAGCTGAAATTTGCTggacaaatgcacacaaaaaagtaatttacCAAACA
It encodes the following:
- the tubb2b gene encoding tubulin beta-2b chain, translating into MREIVHLQAGQCGNQIGAKFWEVISDEHGIDPTGTYHGDSDLQLDRINVYYNEASGGKYVPRAVLVDLEPGTMDSVRSGPFGQVFRPDNFVFGQSGAGNNWAKGHYTEGAELVDSVLDVVRKEAESCDCLQGFQLTHSLGGGTGSGMGTLLISKIREEYPDRIMNTFSVVPSPKVSDTVVEPYNATLSVHQLVENTDETYCIDNEALYDICFRTLKLTTPSYGDLNHLVSATMSGVTTCLRFPGQLNADLRKLAVNMVPFPRLHFFMPGFAPLTSRGSQQYRSLTVPELTQQMFDAKNMMAACDPRHGRYLTVAAIFRGRMSMKEVDEQMLNVQNKNSSYFVEWIPNNVKTAVCDIPPRGLKMAATFIGNSTAIQELFKRISEQFTAMFRRKAFLHWYTGEGMDEMEFTEAESNMNDLVSEYQQYQDATAEEEGEFEEEGEEELA